DNA from Fusarium musae strain F31 chromosome 7, whole genome shotgun sequence:
AGTAAAGTCGGCTTCATCTTTGGAGGAATTATGGCTACTGCCCTTGCATTTGTCTATTTCTGCGTCCCTGAATGCAAGGGCAAGACTCTGGAGCAGGTCGACTTCTTGTTTAACCAGGGTGTTCCGATCCGACAGTTTGGGAAGGTCGATGCGGCAGAGATGATGCGCGCTACACAGGAGGAAGACGGTCTTGGCAAGGTGCACTCTGACGGTAAGGCTAATACCGTAACAGCTGAAGAGCGAGTTTAAGTCATTGATGTACAAGAGAGAATGATGAGGCAGAGGAGTTTATTGAGATTGCCAactagctacttaatattgAGGTGCATTAGCATCAGTATAAGCATTCATCTGCAGATCAAATGGATCCAACGGGAAACCGAGTTCTTGGTCTCCGAACACTAAGTCAGCTGAGTTGATAGAGTCGTAGTTGACGAGTGGATATCCAAGTGACGAGAATGAGCCAAGAGACCCGTCTCCTGTTGACCCAGTCAGACCTTGTTCGTCGCTGCCCTGGACTGGAAATGACCAAATATCTTGCCCTGCAGTGTTCTCAAGTACTGTGGATTCAAGGGAAGTCTCTGGTATCTCTTCGCCAGTGTTGGACTCTGGCGGCCTAATGGCTgggtcttcctcctcttcgtcgtctggAGCAAAGGCATGCTTAGAGCGACGATGCAGCTTTTCCTGTAAGCGAAGAGTCCCCGGTGAAGCGCTCCTAGAATGTTCATTAGCTGCGAAAACGGTATGAAAGTGGATCTGACGTACGGTGAGCCTGGTGATATGTGTCTCGTCCCCAATCGTGGTATAAGGTTCTCAATATCCGTGATCTGCACCCTTGTCAGCTTCGTGATGATAGACGCTAGAGGGCGAAGTCACTACTCACGCATGTACCGATCCATCCAACCTCAGCTCGACTTCCCGACACAATGAGCAGGATATCCATAAACTTCTGCTTAATCACTGGTAATGATGACTCCCCGTGCAATGGCAGTAAGGCAGCCAAGTGATCAACCATCTTGACAAATTGATACGTCACTACGGCAAACGTTGGTGTCCCGACACGACTACTCGTCTCCATCTGTCGAACCTTGGACCACATGTCTATGAACCGCAAGGCTGTCTGTAAACACTGCTGCTGGCAGTAGTCGATGTATTCTCGTGGCGTTTGGTTCTCTGCTTCTGGTGATACCGCCTCTCGGATGCCGGGAATAAGGAAGCGGTGGAGATCGCAGCGAGAACTGAACAAGATGGTATGCAATGTTGTGTATGTTCTTGCTTCCTCGGAGTGACACATTATCATCAGTCTGTTCTCGTTGAGTTGCAACTCATCAGGCAACGACTCTTCAAAAGATGTCAATTCCAGATCTAGTGAACGTAATTGGTCCCTGCTAAGATATGGACTGGTCCCACTGAGGATGACCTGTCTCGTATATCTTGGCCTGTCAGCAAAACCCTCCATGCAAGATGAGCTGTCTTACCTCAGAACTCTATCTCGAATATCATACAGCCGCATCAAGTACGCTAACACGTTAAAATCTGTGTCGCTCTCATTCTTACTCCGTAAAAACGGCGCTTTTGATCTTGAACCAAGTTGGAAGTTGTGATGACTGCTCGGTAAGCGGATATGCATTCTTTGCGTGGGACAGACCGTCAGGTCCTCAATACCACCAGAGAATATTTTGTCAACAACATATATCGACCACATTAATCGTCGAAGACATTCTTGTCTGACCGGATCAATAGCTGGACGTTCGTAGTTGAGCCTCTTAGTGAATGCGACTCTTGATGCGATTGAGAGGAGAACCCATACATCGCCAGTGAAGCGCATTGAGAAGAGGAATTTGATCACAAGCATTAGGGCTTGCATTTTGGGTACTGACATGTCGCCCATATGATTGACCAACTCATGCTGAACTTGCTTCATCCAGTTATGGGCTTGTGAGCTCTCGGAACGATATGTTGGTGCAAGCCGTAGTGCTGAAGCGCAGATGGCTTTGAGCAAGGTCTTTTCGAGCTTGCCCTGACTCCATTCTGCGATTGTTGTAGCTCTATGGAGAAAGACACAGTCGGCAATGTCTGACTTGTCAAAGTATGTGTCTAGATATTGGCGAATGGTGTCTCGactctcaagctcaaagacCCTTCTTGAATGTCAGCGAGTGGATGGTGCAAGTAAGAGCATGTGTGCCAAGAATAGCCAACTGCCGGATAAGGTCGTCCGAGAGCCTTTTCCATTCCTCGAACTTGATAGCCTTGAAAATTTCGTCTTTTTCATCTTCGATGGCCCTGAAGCTATCCTCTTTCCTGAGAGTCTGTTGGTGATCCCTGATatcgttgaggttgaggggaATTCCATTGATATACTGCTGCTGGAATTCATCCGGATATGCCGTACAGACGAGCTTTCGTTTAGGTGTGTGTGCCGCCATATTgctctgttgttgtctcgCGTTCGGTTGTCTCGGGAGATGTACCAGAGGCACCTTCTTATAGCCCGTGATGGCGGGAAAATGAGTCAtcttttaggttttaatgATATCAGCATTTTGCTGTAGCTATTGGTCAGTCATTACggtattgatgtctaagttgtgggcttgaagtgttatttatagttgagatttgtggctgtgagcttattccagcagagagaacctagaatGTCAGCGAGAGGCAGAAATCTGCAGAAGCCGGAACATACCGCTGTGTATCGCTGGCCACACTGGCAGAGATGTCCATTGGTGATGCCTGACTGGGTACTGATCCATAGTGAGACTGGGAAGTACTCGCCGGCGAAGTCTGTACTTCCATCCCAACATCGACGCTAGAACTCCTTGGTTCATCACCGAAAAGAcattcttgtccttgtgaCTTACATCGGTTGCAAGGGCAGGTCCCCGAACACTTTGACTTAGCACTCCGACAAGCAGCACAAGCCCTCAGTATCCTCCGCCTCTTGATACCCGCCTGCGTCAAATCCTCCCCATGAGCACCCGACACTTCAATCGCATCCCCCGCAACATAGCTACACGTCAATTCCAACCGCTCACAGCGTATACACCCCGCGATTCGTCGATCGCATTTAACCTGATGACCTAGATTAGTGGAGAACCCCGCAAACTGTCCCAAGAGCACGAACCTTTCTGGCGCGACATTGTTTACACGCGAGTTGCGGGGATGATCTTTGCATTGTACGAGATCCGAACGAGTTCCTTCGTTTGAGTGAGGAGTGGGGTTTGCTAGGCCTTTACATAGCAGCGTTTCAAGCACGTCAGCCCGAGGTTGGATGACGAGGGGGCGAGATCCGGAACGAGATCCGAAGCTAACTTAGGCGAGGGTGTTAGCTCATGACTAGATAACTACGACTACAAACTCAGCATTGAAGGCTTGATTTTCGTGATCATAGCAGTTCACAATGTCGCCATCTCATCGTCTTTCTCCGAAACCATTGCCGTTAAAGGTTGATTCGAAAAATGGAGGAGATAGGCCGAATTACATCATTTTTATGCCTGATCAGTTGAGATATGACTCTCTCGGGTGCACAACTGGTCCCGATTCTGAGATCAAGACTCCGAATATTGACACATTCGCTGCTAGAGGTAGTCTGTTCACGAATTGTTTCACGCAAGCCTCTGTGTGTTCGCAGTCGAGATGTAGTATGTTTACCGGAACATACCCTCACGTCAGCGGCCATCGAAGTCTTGAGAATCTCATCAAGCCATGGGAACCAAACATCTTTCGGAGTTTGAAGGAATCCGGCTATCACGTTGCGTGTCTTGCGCCACGAGGCGATACCTTTGCACCGACTGTCACGGAGCTGAGTCTCAGTGAATACGGATTCCTTGAAACACCCGAGTTCACGCCAAAGTTTGCAGGTGGCGGACGAGAAGTTGATGAGAGCATTTGGGGACGGTTGTTCTATCGTGGATTGAGAGGCGCGGATAAAGCTTTGGACtatgatgaagctgttgtGAGATCTGCTTTGACGTGGTTGGACTGTCCACCTACGGATAAGCCATGGGTTCTGTTTATGCCTCTCATCTTCCCGCACTGTCCGTTCCAAGTTGAGGAGCCGTACTTTTCGATGTATGATCGCTCTAAAGTCTCCAGCGTGGAGGCGACGGTCGATAAGAAGACGGGATATGAACCGCGGTATATGAAGTCGATTCGGGAGAAGTATGGTACGCATCGTGCGACGGATGAGATATGGAGGGAGATCAAGGCCACCTATTATGGAATGATAACACGACTTGACGATCAGTTCGGAAGAGttctcaagaaggttgatgagcttggtatTTGGAAAGACACTGTTACGATGTTCTTCACCGACCATGGAGAGTATCTCGGTGACCACGGGCTCATTGAGAAGTGGCCTTCAGGGCTCTCTGAGACTCTGGTACACGAACCTCTCATCATTGGCGGTGCGGGACTGCCAGAAGGAAAGAGGATCGATGCTATGACGGAAATGGTGGACTTGGTACCGACGATGCTGGAGACATCTGGAATTAGAGAGTCATTCGCTCACAACGGACTCTCATGGATCCCTCTTCTATGCGGCGATGCCAAAACACACAAAAAGTACTCTTTCTCTGAAGGCGGCTTCCTTACATCAGAGGAACCCATCCTCGAACAGGCGCCATATCCTTACGATCTCAAAGCCGGCCTTCAACACGAAGACACGACTTTAGTTGGAAAAGCCATCTCACTGCGCGATGAGAACTGGACCTACGTGTACCGACTGTACGAACCAGCTGAGCTGTATCATCGACGTAACGATCCTCATGAGCTTCATAATCTGGCTCAAGACCCGGATCATAAGGAGTTAGCGGATAAGTATGAGAAGGCTACGTTGAAGTGGCTCTTGGAGGGGGCTGATGTTATGCCTTGGACGAAGGACCCGAGATTTCCTGAAGTGAACTTGAAGAGTCCGAGGGagcagatggaggagagacTGAAGCAGGTCAACAGTGATTAGCGTCCACTTTTGATAGACTAGAGATACAGCGCGGCGGTGTCTCATCAATGTAAAGACCTTCACGAATAGACTGGGCTGGATCGGCAATCTGGACAGAATGGCTAGTGGTGGCTGGAGTAAACAGATGACAGAAATAAGTTGATACATCAATAATAGAAGTACTAGAAGCTGAAATACAAAAGAAActtgatgaatgaatgtTGCACGTGTGTAAAAAGAAAGCCGCTGACATCCGACCATTAAGAACTCCAACTGCGGACTCATAGAACCTCACGAACGGGCAAGCTCCAGTTCTCAGGATGCTTCCACTTGgtttccatcttctccccATCCAACTTGAAAGCATCCCCGAAAGACGCTGACTCAACTCTGTGATGCCCACCAACTGAACTCTGGGCATTTCGAAGGATCGACAAGTAGAACGACTCATCCTTGTCGTCCTCACCAGCCTTGCTCTGGTGGCTGTGATGAGCCCACTTCAGTCTCTTAGCCTGATCCATGACCAGCTCGGCAAGATCATCACGGCCAGAAATGGCATCGCTGTCCATGTTGCCGATTTGCTCGAGAAGATGAACATGGATGTCTCGTGCAGCTCTGTGGTTACCGCAAGTGTTGTGAAAGCTTGCGCGGAGAGTCTCACAGTCGACTGTGAGATGGTGAAGAGAACCATAGACATCGCGAAGGTTGTAGCAGATGCTCTCGATGAGAGACATGGCAGCTGATTGATGACCAGCAGCGAACTTGACCTCGCAGAGTCGACGACCAGTAGCAACGGTAGCAGCACCGGACCAGTTGCGGCTCATGCGTGTATCCCAGAGATACTGAAGGATACGCTCAAGCATGGAGAAGTTCTTCCTCTCACCAAGAAGACGGATGATGACGTTTAATTGGTCAAATGGAATGGTGCCAAAGTCAATGTCAAGACGACCGACCTTGAGGACCTCGACGAGAATCTCCGATGAGGTCTGCTGGAGCTCAATGATGATATGATCGTGGTCGTGGGTGTGGCGACGCGAGAAAGACTCAGAGATCTTGAAAgcaagcttgacaacatgAGAGTGCTTCGTCTTGGTGAGTTGTCGGAAGTAAACCTGCGACCACTTCAACAACTGAAGCGATACCTTGAAGTCCTTAGCCTTGTAGACCTGCAGACCGACTTCAACCAAGCGCTCAAGAATGTCAATATGAACAACCTTCTTGTTAACATTGGAAAGAGTCAACTCGAAAAGCTGCCAGAGTAACTCAGAAGAAACAGATGTTGAGCAAAAGCCCTTGAACATCTCCCACATATCTGTACGCAGCTTTCGCACCTCAGTCTGTCGACCCTTGAGTTCGAGGAAAGCGATGAGACGGGCACCAGCTGCAAGACGCATGTGGATAGGACGGCTGGAGGTTCTGACGGAGATGGACCATGCTTCGTACAGACAAGTCTCGGTGTAAACATCgcggatgatgatgtcgagcaTGTTCTCGCGTTCATAGCCGCAGAGAAGTTGCTCAAAAGCATGAATGAAGATAAAGCAGCGTCGATCAAGATGCGCAAGACGATCTTCGTGACCAAAGCCACAGAAGCCCTCGACACTAGACTTCTCGCCCATGAGGACCTCTTCCTTGAGAGTCTGGATGAACTTGATGCCAAACTCGACAGAAGATAACTCACGATACATCTTGGCCAAGCTGCGAGCGATGTCAAAGAGAACAACCTCATTGCGCTCTTCAATGAGAAGACCCACGATGTACTCctcgatgaccttgatggCAACACTGATGCTCTCGCGACGCTTCTGCTTGCGGTGGTAGTCGACGATGCGGGTGAGTGCTACCAAGACCTTCTCATGGGAGTAGGAAAGTTCCCATTTGAGAGAGACGAAGGAGTCAATGAGGAGGGTCTCGGCGCGGTGACCGAGATCGCAATGGGACTCGAAGAGGACTGAGAGGCGATACTTGGCGATCTCGAGAAGAGCGATGATAGAGTCGCCCTCTTCACAGCAGTGAATGTCAAGCTGACAGAGTTCCTCGTAGATAGAGACAGCTTCTACGTATCGAACTGTGTCAATCTCAAGAATCTTGGCGAACTCAATGCTTGCACGAATGTAGTACGCATGCGTAGCACCAAAGTCAGCAAGAATAACAGCTCTAAAGCTCTCAGCCAGATGAAGACGCTCAGTATGTTGCTCATGAACACCAAGAATGATAAGGTACTCTTGATACACCTCGAACCACTGCTCAGAGCTGATGATCTCATGCTCATGACGATGCTTCTCAATTGAGTTCCAGAGAAAGCGGAACCAAGTAAGAGTCTCGGTGTGTTCGCTGTGCGACTTGTGAAGAGAGAGGCAGACTTTcatgaggatggagatgtaGGCTGGGGGACAAGAGTCAAGACCAAAGTCGCCGAAGCCacggaggatgatgaggagtgAATCAACGGATCCGTGGCATTCGAGCCAGTGATTGAGATGACACATATGGAACTCtgccttgagctgcttgagTCTGACCATGATGATCTCAAAGCGAGACTCGAATTGAGCGA
Protein-coding regions in this window:
- a CDS encoding hypothetical protein (EggNog:ENOG41), yielding MTHFPAITGYKKVPLVHLPRQPNARQQQSNMAAHTPKRKLVCTAYPDEFQQQYINGIPLNLNDIRDHQQTLRKEDSFRAIEDEKDEIFKAIKFEEWKRLSDDLIRQLAILGTHALTCTIHSLTFKKEWSQGKLEKTLLKAICASALRLAPTYRSESSQAHNWMKQVQHELVNHMGDMSVPKMQALMLVIKFLFSMRFTGDVWVLLSIASRVAFTKRLNYERPAIDPVRQECLRRLMWSIYVVDKIFSGGIEDLTVILSGTSPYLSRDQLRSLDLELTSFEESLPDELQLNENRLMIMCHSEEARTYTTLHTILFSSRCDLHRFLIPGIREAVSPEAENQTPREYIDYCQQQCLQTALRFIDMWSKVRQMETSSRVGTPTFAVVTYQFVKMVDHLAALLPLHGESSLPVIKQKFMDILLIVSGSRAEVGWIGTCEKLHRRSKHAFAPDDEEEEDPAIRPPESNTGEEIPETSLESTVLENTAGQDIWSFPVQGSDEQGLTGSTGDGSLGSFSSLGYPLVNYDSINSADLVFGDQELGFPLDPFDLQMNAYTDANAPQY
- a CDS encoding hypothetical protein (EggNog:ENOG41) → MPDQLRYDSLGCTTGPDSEIKTPNIDTFAARGSLFTNCFTQASVCSQSRCSMFTGTYPHVSGHRSLENLIKPWEPNIFRSLKESGYHVACLAPRGDTFAPTVTELSLSEYGFLETPEFTPKFAGGGREVDESIWGRLFYRGLRGADKALDYDEAVVRSALTWLDCPPTDKPWVLFMPLIFPHCPFQVEEPYFSMYDRSKVSSVEATVDKKTGYEPRYMKSIREKYGTHRATDEIWREIKATYYGMITRLDDQFGRVLKKVDELGIWKDTVTMFFTDHGEYLGDHGLIEKWPSGLSETLVHEPLIIGGAGLPEGKRIDAMTEMVDLVPTMLETSGIRESFAHNGLSWIPLLCGDAKTHKKYSFSEGGFLTSEEPILEQAPYPYDLKAGLQHEDTTLVGKAISLRDENWTYVYRLYEPAELYHRRNDPHELHNLAQDPDHKELADKYEKATLKWLLEGADVMPWTKDPRFPEVNLKSPREQMEERLKQVNSD